From Bdellovibrio bacteriovorus, a single genomic window includes:
- the rpmF gene encoding 50S ribosomal protein L32 translates to MPTPKKKTSRSRRDMRRSHDGLSAPAVAVEKKTGELVRPHRASKGADGALYYKGKQISAAK, encoded by the coding sequence ATGCCAACTCCTAAGAAGAAAACGTCTCGCTCTCGCCGTGACATGCGCCGCTCTCATGACGGTCTATCTGCTCCAGCAGTAGCTGTTGAAAAGAAAACTGGCGAGCTAGTACGCCCTCACCGTGCATCTAAAGGTGCTGACGGTGCATTGTACTACAAAGGCAAACAAATCAGCGCAGCTAAGTAA
- the fabG gene encoding 3-oxoacyl-[acyl-carrier-protein] reductase gives MSGKSLQGKKIVVTGGSRGIGAAIVKLLAEEGAQVAFTYSSREEAAQQVAHTLPGEGHFYIKMDIANEASVNEAVEHILEKWPEVDGVVNNAGITKDQLLLRMKAEDFDSVINTNLRGTFLVTKAFTKPMMKSRKGSIVNITSIIGEIGNAGQANYAASKAGTIAFAKSVAQELASRNIRVNNVAPGFIGTEMTEVLSEDVKAKMMEKIPLAKIGEGTDVAQAVRFLLSDESKYITGHTLDVNGGMHMN, from the coding sequence ATGAGTGGAAAATCTCTTCAAGGAAAGAAAATCGTTGTAACTGGCGGTAGCCGCGGCATTGGAGCTGCTATCGTAAAACTTCTTGCGGAAGAAGGCGCTCAGGTAGCGTTCACTTACTCTTCACGCGAAGAAGCCGCTCAACAAGTTGCTCACACTCTTCCGGGTGAAGGTCACTTCTACATCAAAATGGACATCGCTAACGAAGCTTCCGTAAACGAAGCTGTCGAACACATTTTGGAAAAATGGCCTGAAGTGGATGGCGTGGTAAATAACGCGGGTATCACTAAAGACCAACTTCTTCTGCGCATGAAAGCCGAAGACTTTGACTCTGTTATCAATACAAATCTTCGTGGCACTTTCCTAGTCACGAAAGCTTTCACTAAACCGATGATGAAATCTCGCAAAGGTTCCATCGTGAATATCACTTCGATCATTGGTGAAATTGGAAATGCCGGACAGGCGAACTACGCGGCTTCTAAAGCTGGAACTATCGCTTTTGCGAAATCCGTGGCTCAAGAACTTGCCTCACGCAATATCCGCGTGAACAACGTAGCGCCTGGATTTATTGGAACTGAAATGACAGAAGTTCTTTCTGAAGACGTTAAAGCCAAGATGATGGAGAAAATCCCTTTGGCTAAAATCGGCGAAGGAACAGACGTTGCGCAAGCCGTTCGATTCCTTCTCAGTGACGAATCGAAATACATCACAGGGCATACTCTGGATGTAAACGGCGGCATGCATATGAATTAA
- the fabD gene encoding ACP S-malonyltransferase yields MFTLAFPGQGSQQPGMGRFLFDNFKIAQETFEEGSEALKQDMKKLCFEGSESDLALTENTQPALLLVSTATQRVLRNEFNLKVSAAAGHSIGEYAALVAADVIRFDQGMRAVRTRGQAMQSAVPVGKGGMVAVLGLEPDQVETLCNYVVKNSGVGPLSPANFNSPGQIVISGSQAAINWLKDNFKPEVIFADAPKRAKLIPLTVSAPFHCEMMKPAEDKMREVLTAMEFNKAAFPVIQNFHAKSETEGSVLRENLIRQVSAPVRWTQSMETLKSLGHSQIIECGAGKVLQGLLKKIDGDYFKVMTTTSMEDIKNIEDFLKASSH; encoded by the coding sequence ATGTTTACATTAGCATTTCCTGGACAAGGCAGCCAACAACCTGGCATGGGCCGTTTTTTGTTTGATAACTTCAAAATCGCTCAAGAGACTTTCGAAGAAGGCTCTGAAGCTCTGAAGCAAGACATGAAAAAACTGTGCTTTGAAGGCAGTGAATCAGATCTTGCTTTGACGGAAAACACTCAACCCGCATTGCTTTTGGTATCAACAGCCACGCAAAGAGTTTTGCGCAATGAATTTAATTTGAAAGTTTCTGCAGCGGCTGGACACTCTATCGGCGAGTACGCGGCTTTAGTTGCAGCTGATGTGATTCGTTTTGATCAAGGCATGCGCGCGGTTCGCACTCGTGGACAAGCTATGCAATCGGCTGTTCCTGTTGGTAAAGGTGGCATGGTTGCCGTTCTTGGCTTAGAGCCCGATCAAGTTGAAACCCTTTGCAATTACGTCGTGAAAAATTCCGGAGTGGGGCCACTTTCTCCAGCGAATTTCAACTCTCCGGGACAGATCGTGATTTCAGGATCACAGGCCGCTATCAATTGGTTGAAAGACAACTTCAAACCAGAAGTTATCTTTGCCGATGCTCCAAAAAGAGCCAAACTTATTCCATTGACGGTGTCAGCACCATTTCATTGCGAAATGATGAAGCCTGCCGAAGATAAAATGCGCGAAGTGCTGACTGCGATGGAATTCAACAAGGCCGCATTCCCTGTTATTCAAAACTTCCATGCTAAATCTGAAACAGAAGGTTCTGTTCTTCGCGAAAATTTGATTCGCCAAGTTTCTGCACCTGTTCGTTGGACTCAAAGCATGGAGACTTTAAAATCCCTGGGTCACTCTCAAATCATCGAATGTGGCGCAGGTAAAGTCCTTCAAGGTCTTCTAAAAAAGATTGATGGTGATTACTTCAAAGTGATGACCACAACAAGCATGGAAGATATTAAAAATATTGAGGATTTTTTGAAAGCTTCGAGTCATTGA
- the acpP gene encoding acyl carrier protein — translation MAIHPKVKDIIVEQLGVDPDKVKPEASFIDDLGADSLDIVELVMAMEEEFDLEIPDEDAEKLKTVQDVASYLEKKGKA, via the coding sequence ATGGCAATTCATCCAAAAGTAAAAGACATCATCGTTGAGCAATTAGGCGTAGATCCAGATAAAGTGAAGCCTGAAGCTTCTTTCATCGACGACCTAGGTGCAGACAGCCTTGATATCGTTGAACTTGTGATGGCTATGGAAGAAGAATTCGATCTTGAAATTCCAGACGAAGACGCTGAGAAGTTGAAAACTGTTCAAGACGTAGCTTCTTACCTTGAGAAAAAAGGAAAAGCTTAA
- a CDS encoding beta-ketoacyl-ACP synthase III yields MAGMYRSRVSGIGSYLPEKILSNKDLEKMVETNDQWIVERTGIERRHIASEDQATSDLCVIAAKRALEDANLKIEDIDMILVGTVTGDHQMPSTAAFVQAKLGAKNIMAVDLNAACSGFLYGISIADQFIRTGMYKNVLVIGAEVLSRYMNYKDRETCILFGDGAGAWVLSRAAEGDKNVIESSHLHADGTLAELLILPAGGSRIPQSHEAIDKGLNFMTMKGREIFKNAVRTMALCCQEALEHNKVSPEQVDWIVPHQANKRIIEAVADQFKFPMERVIVYLQETGNTSAASIPLAFDWAVKNGKIKRGQTILLTAFGAGLTSGSILLRY; encoded by the coding sequence ATGGCAGGAATGTATCGATCTCGAGTTTCAGGGATAGGCTCGTATCTACCAGAAAAGATTCTTTCAAATAAGGATCTTGAAAAAATGGTGGAGACAAACGACCAATGGATCGTTGAAAGAACAGGGATCGAACGCCGCCATATCGCATCCGAAGATCAGGCTACATCTGATCTTTGCGTGATCGCCGCCAAAAGAGCTCTTGAAGACGCCAATTTAAAAATCGAAGACATCGACATGATTCTTGTGGGCACCGTGACTGGTGACCACCAGATGCCATCCACGGCTGCATTCGTGCAAGCCAAGTTGGGGGCTAAAAACATCATGGCGGTGGATTTGAATGCCGCTTGTTCCGGCTTTCTTTATGGTATCTCCATCGCGGACCAATTCATCCGTACAGGAATGTACAAAAACGTTCTGGTGATTGGTGCCGAAGTTCTTTCTCGCTACATGAATTACAAAGACCGCGAAACTTGCATTCTTTTCGGAGATGGTGCGGGTGCGTGGGTTCTTTCTCGTGCGGCTGAAGGCGATAAAAACGTCATCGAAAGTTCACATCTGCATGCGGATGGAACTTTAGCTGAGCTTTTGATTTTACCTGCGGGCGGAAGTCGCATCCCTCAATCTCATGAGGCGATTGATAAAGGCTTAAACTTCATGACAATGAAGGGCCGTGAAATCTTCAAAAATGCCGTTCGTACAATGGCGTTGTGCTGCCAAGAAGCTCTTGAGCACAATAAAGTTTCTCCTGAACAAGTTGACTGGATCGTGCCTCACCAGGCCAATAAGCGCATCATCGAAGCTGTTGCAGATCAGTTCAAGTTCCCTATGGAGCGCGTGATTGTTTACCTTCAAGAAACAGGTAACACTTCTGCAGCCTCCATCCCTCTTGCCTTTGATTGGGCAGTTAAAAATGGAAAAATCAAACGGGGTCAGACGATTCTGCTTACCGCTTTCGGTGCAGGTCTTACTTCCGGCAGTATTCTATTGAGGTACTAA